The sequence TAATATAAAATCAGCAAATTTAAAGCTTAAGGACTTTCTATATtacagaacaaacaaacaaacaaacaaacaaaacccccagaAACTGAATGATTACTGTAAAGTATTAAAAGAATGATTTACGGACTGACTGTTCATTGATCTCCCCCTATAAGAAGAGTtaccattttcttctcttttagggTCGCATTGTCCAAGTTTACACTACCTATTTACTCTCTTAATGCCTCCTCTACTGGCATTAATTGCTTCATAAGCAAAAGTCATAGGcagtttgaaaattttatttcattaactTAAAAGATGAACAAAATGTGTATTTAAAATCTTATTAAACATTTATCTGACATACATAGAGGACAAACAGGATTTCAAGTAACTTATGAGACAGTCTACtgccatttaaaaatattcttttatccaCAAAACCTCTTAGttgaaagacaaaacaaaacctcCAAAGCAACAAATATCTTGTCTTTCATACTGTACAAATGGTTAGATGCAAacttctgatttatttatttcattgtcaaCTCTGATGATGAAGATGGGAGGTATAAATGTTCCCAGTTCAGTCAAATGATGAAAACAAAAAGCTGTTTCCCTCAGATACAAAGAAGTCTTCTTCATTTATGTCTCTTATAGCAGGATCACATACTTGATACTCATACCAGATCacttcttcttctttcctttcccttttttaCTTCCCTCTCCTTGCTGAAGACTTGGGTCACCACCTCCTGTTTTTTGTGTCCTTGTTTTTAGcttaggtatcatttctgctgcaTACAACATTACTGATTTACCTAGGAACCagaagttaggtttagtgtataaTCTAAGAAATAAGACATAAAAGATCATTAACTCGGATATCGTAAAATCTAagaaactggggctggggatgtggctcaagcggtagcgcgctcgcctggcatgcgtgcgacccgggttcgatcctcagcaccacatacaaacaaagatgttgtgtccaccaagaactaaaaaataaatattaaaaaattctctctctttaaaaaaaaaaatctaagaaactGGCACATCAAGAAAATGggaagacattttaaataatcaaaTGATCATAAAGACAGTAACTTGCTCAAATCAGTGCTTTTGctggagaaaatactgagaacaagaaaaaaatatttacgtGAACAAAGTGAAAATACACAACATTAAGTTTGAAACAAAAATTCTGTTTTGTTGGGTGTGATAATGCATATCTGTAGTCCCAGCaacctgagaggctgaggcaagaggattaccagtttgagaccagcctcagaaacttagtgagaccctgtttcaatataaaaataaaaaattaaaagggctggagatgtagttcagtggtaaagtgcccctaggttcaatccccagaaccaacaaaacaaaacaaaaaacaaaaaaattatggtCTTGGTTCTAGTAATTGGCTGAAAGATCAATGAAGAACATATCTAAATATAACAAACCAAAAATAAAGAGTCAGACTATCATTATAGCTTAAGCTTCTGAAACACCCGGTCTCTCAGCCTTTTAACAACAAAAAAGTCATTAAGCTAAACAGATCTTATTTATATGCCCAGACAATCTATACATACATGCAGCCCTGCTATGCCCACCCCAACCAGTTACTTTCCCTACTCCAACAAACGAAGCTCCTCAGCTTTGCTCTTTTGGAATGTATTATCTGTCACATTTGATTCAGAATCTTAATATATAACAATACCTACCAATCCTGATAGAATTTGGTATATAAGAACCAATCAATCTGAATTTGACTAAAAACAATCACATTGTCAAATTTCCTGTCATATTGTTTTTAGTTGAACTAAACAGAAGAGTTTAATtaaattgaaggaaaaaaattaaatagcttcatttcttaaaattaaaaataaaacaaaatttcagaaaaataaataacatataaACACTTACCTTACCAATACTCAGAACTAGTAGTTTGTTATACTGGTGTCTagctttgttttgatttttttgtccccccccccaaaaaaataaagtattagaGATGATGCTAAGACTTTCCTAAACTCtccactccccacccccacccccaccccactgctttaaaaaaaaaaagtggggtctTTCCAGTACAAtttattttgggtactggggattgaattcagggggcacttaactaccaagccacaaccccagcttttttttttttttttatttagaaacagggtttcactgagttgtttagtgtatTGCTTTTGCTGGGTTTGAACTGGCAGTCCTTCTGACTtaatctcctgagctgctgggattacaggcatgcgccaaccCGCTCAGCTTTCAGgtacattttaaaaacatttctacAAATAATATACCTACTCATCTTCAATAAATAGCaatattttatctttaaatttacCTAAGTGGTACCGTACTATGAACATTTTTTTGTTCACTCAATGTTGTTCTTTAGATTTGTTAATAAGAGAAATTATTATTAACAGACTTCAAAGGTCTCTAGGATCTGAAATAGCAACTAACATTCACCGATTTAttaactttttacttttttttgcggggggtggggtggggtgtttaccggggattgaactcaggggcactcaaccactgagccacatcctcagccctattttgcattttatttagagacagggtctcactgagttgcttagcacctcgcttttgctgaggctggctttaaactcatgattttcttcctgcctcggcctcctgagctactggaatataggcatgcactaccacacctggctaacTTTATACTTTTAATCTGGGAGCAATGACAGTCTTCTAGAAGTTTATAAAATGCTCATCACACAATTAGTAAGTTTCATCACATTCTCAGAGACTCTTAacctaaaagaaattaaaactacTATTTACCTCTTTCCATAAGCAATAGTCTTTTCtctaaattaatatgtagaatgtAAATTCGTTTATACCTTTCGAAAGGTCAGTTTTAGAATCTCTGTTGTGTCATAGAAGAAAAGTATATTCCtaaagtttatttattcattaaaaaaagcTTACGTGATGGGAACTGTACAAGACAGAGGCTGCCGTCTTCCTGTCTGAGCTGGACCCGGACTCTGCCTCTGTATTGAACATCACGATTCCATTCTCTagagtacattttatttttctaatgtaaacaaaacaaaacaaaaacaggctTTTAAGAAAGTCATCATATCAATGAGTACAGAAAATAGTGAAGGAAGAATCATATCATACCTCAACAAACACATTAAGTCCAACTGCTGAGCATACATCTTGAATTTCTGTAGCTGTAGGATTTTCAACAGCCTGAACAGTTAAAATCAAAAACATTAAATAGCTTAGCTTTAAGAGAAATACTGTTATACAGTTGTATAAATCACTTTAAATACTATGATCAGAACATGTacct is a genomic window of Callospermophilus lateralis isolate mCalLat2 chromosome 5, mCalLat2.hap1, whole genome shotgun sequence containing:
- the Srp19 gene encoding signal recognition particle 19 kDa protein, with the protein product MACAASRSPADQDRFICIYPAYLNNKKTIAEGRRIPISKAVENPTATEIQDVCSAVGLNVFVEKNKMYSREWNRDVQYRGRVRVQLRQEDGSLCLVQFPSRKSVMLYAAEMIPKLKTRTQKTGGGDPSLQQGEGSKKGKGKKKK